The Immundisolibacter cernigliae genome has a window encoding:
- a CDS encoding DUF1244 domain-containing protein, which translates to MDTDLQTQIEAAAFRRLLEHLQQHTEVQNIDLMNLAGFCRNCLAKWYRAAAAEHSQTLSEPQAREAVYGMPYEDWKRLHQK; encoded by the coding sequence ATGGATACAGACCTGCAAACCCAAATCGAAGCGGCAGCTTTCCGCCGACTGCTCGAGCACCTGCAGCAACATACCGAAGTCCAGAACATCGACCTCATGAACCTGGCTGGTTTCTGTCGCAATTGCCTGGCCAAGTGGTACCGCGCCGCGGCCGCCGAACACAGTCAGACGCTCAGCGAGCCGCAGGCCCGCGAGGCGGTGTACGGAATGCCGTATGAAGACTGGAAACGACTCCATCAGAAATAG
- the glnE gene encoding bifunctional [glutamate--ammonia ligase]-adenylyl-L-tyrosine phosphorylase/[glutamate--ammonia-ligase] adenylyltransferase: MLHESTQQVLAELLQHPALAASSAQSEWLQAAPRVLATSDFVADLCLAQPQILAGLIDSGRLQAAEDAPTLNARIRTTLADLKDEADLRQALRGLRQREMLRIAWRDLAGWADLDETLTALSTLADACIDVALAYLHRWQVEQLGQPRDAQGQPVELVVLGMGKLGGNELNFSSDVDLMFAFERAGVCDGPRALDNEEFFLRLARRLIGVLDEADANGRVFRVDVRLRPFGTSGPLAVSFDAMEDYYQNHGRDWERYALIKARPVAGDVAAGERLLALLRPFVFRRYLDFGAIDALRAMKALIVDQVRRERLDDHVKLGAGGIREVEFIGQVHQLIRGGREPDLRCRGIRRVLRLLGERGQLPQSAVDELLDAYTFLRRIENRLQMWQDRQTHQVPTDPLDRARLALAMGYPDWESCGAALDAWRDRVHRHFQSLLGDSQDAPPAQPLWPDRLDQPGAEAELAALGYTDPAQALAHLTALRDGRACRVASPTARQRLTALLPGLLRAAGGTTHPELTLGRLCTLLEAVATRSVYLAMLVEHPAAQEHLARLMGASAWITDWITTHPVVLDELLDARTLYQPQHAPDIELALDQVLSGVAADDLETAMNALREHRHAAALHVAAAEIGGLLDPAEPPQALTELAEVLLRRALLLARAQLEHRHGRPRDATDPGREAPLLVIGYGRLGSAELGYESDLDLVFLHDGAGGNSDGPAPLANETWFARVVQRLTHILTTRTPAGRLYEIDVRLRPSGNAGPLVTTLGGFEAYQLSEAWTWEHQALVRARPVAGDTDLGAAFEAVRQRVLCQPRDPAKLLGEIADMRARIRQEKPLPKDGFDLKLSPGGRVDVEFIAQYLVLAHSHAHPQLAVPRGSAQILALAESLQLLEAGVGQALAAAFVELCAIERQQTLSGAGGVIETERAAPLTQTVRDAWEQMFGA, encoded by the coding sequence TTGCTGCATGAGTCAACGCAGCAGGTGCTTGCCGAGCTGCTGCAGCACCCGGCGCTGGCCGCAAGCAGCGCGCAATCGGAATGGCTGCAGGCGGCGCCGCGTGTGCTGGCGACCAGCGACTTCGTCGCCGACCTGTGTCTGGCGCAGCCACAGATCCTGGCCGGGCTGATCGACAGCGGCCGTCTGCAGGCGGCCGAAGACGCACCGACCCTGAATGCCCGGATCCGAACCACCCTGGCTGACCTGAAGGATGAGGCAGACCTGCGCCAGGCGCTGCGAGGACTGCGCCAGCGCGAGATGCTGCGCATCGCCTGGCGCGACCTGGCCGGCTGGGCTGATCTGGACGAGACGCTCACGGCACTGTCGACGCTGGCCGATGCCTGCATCGACGTTGCTCTGGCGTATCTGCACCGCTGGCAGGTGGAGCAGCTCGGCCAGCCGCGCGACGCGCAGGGCCAGCCGGTCGAACTGGTGGTGCTGGGCATGGGCAAGCTGGGCGGCAACGAGCTCAATTTCTCGTCCGACGTCGATCTGATGTTCGCCTTCGAGCGCGCCGGAGTCTGTGATGGACCGCGCGCCCTGGACAACGAAGAGTTCTTCCTGCGCCTGGCGCGCCGCCTGATCGGCGTGCTGGACGAGGCCGATGCCAACGGGCGCGTGTTTCGCGTGGACGTGCGTCTGCGCCCGTTCGGCACCAGCGGGCCGCTGGCGGTGTCCTTCGACGCCATGGAGGACTACTACCAGAACCACGGCCGCGACTGGGAACGCTACGCCCTGATCAAGGCGCGCCCGGTAGCCGGCGATGTGGCCGCGGGCGAACGGCTGCTGGCACTGCTGCGGCCGTTCGTGTTTCGCCGCTATCTGGACTTCGGTGCCATCGACGCGCTGCGCGCCATGAAGGCACTGATCGTCGACCAGGTACGTCGTGAGCGACTGGACGATCACGTCAAGCTGGGTGCCGGCGGCATTCGCGAGGTCGAGTTCATCGGCCAGGTGCATCAGCTGATCCGCGGCGGACGGGAGCCGGACCTGCGCTGCCGCGGCATCCGCCGGGTGCTGCGCCTGCTCGGCGAGCGCGGCCAGTTGCCGCAGTCGGCGGTCGATGAATTGCTGGATGCCTATACCTTCCTGCGCCGCATCGAGAACCGCCTGCAGATGTGGCAGGACCGGCAGACCCATCAGGTGCCGACCGATCCGCTGGACCGCGCGCGCCTGGCGCTGGCCATGGGTTACCCCGATTGGGAAAGCTGTGGCGCCGCACTGGACGCCTGGCGGGACCGGGTACATCGCCATTTCCAGTCCTTGCTGGGCGATTCGCAGGATGCCCCACCCGCGCAGCCGCTGTGGCCGGATCGGCTGGACCAGCCCGGCGCCGAGGCGGAACTGGCAGCACTCGGCTACACCGACCCGGCGCAGGCCCTCGCCCATCTGACCGCGCTGCGCGATGGGCGTGCCTGCCGCGTGGCCTCCCCCACCGCACGCCAGCGCCTGACCGCCCTGCTGCCGGGATTGCTGCGTGCCGCCGGCGGCACAACCCATCCGGAGCTGACGCTCGGGCGCCTGTGCACGCTGCTGGAGGCGGTGGCCACGCGCTCGGTGTACCTGGCCATGCTGGTCGAGCACCCGGCGGCGCAGGAACACCTGGCCCGCCTGATGGGCGCCAGCGCCTGGATCACCGACTGGATCACCACCCACCCGGTGGTACTCGACGAGCTGCTCGATGCGCGCACCCTTTACCAGCCGCAACATGCGCCGGACATAGAACTGGCCCTCGATCAGGTGCTGTCGGGCGTGGCCGCGGACGATCTTGAAACCGCCATGAACGCCCTGCGCGAGCATCGCCACGCCGCCGCGCTGCACGTGGCGGCCGCCGAGATTGGCGGCCTGCTGGACCCGGCCGAGCCCCCGCAGGCACTGACCGAACTGGCCGAAGTGCTACTGCGCCGCGCTTTGCTGCTGGCCCGCGCGCAGCTGGAACACCGCCACGGCCGCCCGCGTGACGCGACCGACCCCGGCCGCGAAGCACCGCTGCTGGTGATCGGCTACGGGCGCCTGGGCAGCGCTGAGCTCGGCTACGAATCCGACCTCGACCTGGTGTTCCTGCACGACGGTGCCGGCGGCAACAGCGACGGTCCGGCGCCGCTCGCCAACGAGACCTGGTTTGCCCGTGTGGTGCAGCGCCTGACGCACATCCTGACCACGCGCACCCCGGCCGGGCGGCTGTACGAGATCGACGTTCGCCTGCGCCCGTCCGGTAACGCCGGACCGCTGGTCACCACGCTGGGCGGCTTCGAGGCCTATCAGCTGTCGGAGGCCTGGACCTGGGAGCATCAGGCACTGGTGCGCGCCCGCCCGGTGGCCGGCGACACAGACCTTGGTGCCGCCTTCGAGGCCGTGCGCCAGCGCGTGCTGTGCCAGCCGCGCGATCCGGCCAAGCTGCTCGGGGAAATCGCCGACATGCGGGCGCGCATCCGCCAGGAAAAGCCGCTGCCAAAGGACGGCTTCGACCTGAAGCTGAGCCCCGGCGGCCGGGTCGATGTCGAATTCATCGCCCAGTACCTGGTGCTGGCACACAGCCACGCGCATCCGCAACTGGCCGTGCCGCGCGGCAGCGCGCAAATCCTGGCTCTGGCCGAAAGCTTGCAGCTGCTCGAAGCGGGCGTCGGCCAGGCTTTGGCCGCGGCCTTTGTCGAACTGTGCGCAATCGAGCGCCAGCAGACACTCAGCGGCGCCGGCGGCGTCATCGAGACCGAGCGCGCGGCGCCGCTGACGCAAACCGTCCGCGACGCCTGGGAGCAGATGTTCGGCGCCTGA
- a CDS encoding glycine zipper 2TM domain-containing protein, which yields MNNARRARIAGLALILPLTLGACRDEKDSAAETPAESTAAAPAQAVESAPAPVTRTPAAPAEPAPAAQAAAAPQICADCGTVTDVRSYQVKGDASGVGAAVGAVAGGLLGNQIGGGSGKKIATVAGVVGGGLAGHEVEKRRNTETRWEVTVQLDNGTTTTVPYAQAPGLTVGQKVRMVNGQAVPM from the coding sequence ATGAACAACGCCCGTCGTGCGCGAATCGCCGGCCTTGCGCTGATCCTGCCGCTGACACTGGGAGCTTGTCGCGACGAGAAGGACAGCGCCGCCGAAACGCCGGCTGAAAGCACCGCCGCAGCGCCGGCGCAAGCCGTCGAATCGGCGCCTGCACCCGTCACTCGGACGCCCGCCGCGCCGGCCGAACCGGCGCCTGCGGCTCAGGCGGCTGCCGCGCCGCAGATATGTGCCGACTGCGGCACGGTCACCGATGTGCGCAGCTACCAGGTCAAGGGGGACGCCAGCGGCGTCGGTGCTGCCGTCGGCGCGGTGGCCGGCGGGCTGCTCGGCAACCAGATCGGCGGCGGCAGCGGCAAGAAAATCGCGACCGTGGCCGGCGTGGTCGGTGGTGGCCTGGCCGGGCACGAGGTCGAGAAGCGCCGCAATACCGAAACCCGCTGGGAAGTCACGGTGCAACTGGACAACGGCACGACCACCACGGTTCCGTACGCGCAGGCGCCGGGCCTGACCGTGGGCCAGAAGGTCCGCATGGTCAACGGTCAGGCCGTTCCGATGTAA
- a CDS encoding sulfurtransferase TusA family protein, with translation MTESSITQELDTSGLLCPLPVLKARRALNTMHSGQRLRVIATDAKAPGDFAAFCEQSGDLLVEASQDGERFRIVVQKR, from the coding sequence ATGACCGAATCGTCCATTACCCAGGAACTCGACACCAGCGGCCTGCTGTGTCCCTTGCCTGTGCTCAAGGCCCGCCGCGCCCTGAACACCATGCACAGCGGCCAGCGCCTGCGGGTGATCGCCACCGACGCCAAGGCGCCGGGTGATTTCGCGGCCTTCTGTGAACAGTCCGGCGACCTGCTGGTCGAGGCGAGCCAGGACGGCGAGCGCTTCCGCATCGTGGTCCAAAAGCGCTGA
- a CDS encoding ketopantoate reductase family protein, translated as MRFIICGAGGLGSVIGGMLARAGEDVTLVGRARHMDAIKANGLRISGIYGDFVVRENLSCVTHPRDAVGEFDLMILLTKAKDTETALSEAQAIRDRVRMVCSFQNGVGKEERLREWAGHDKVIGASTIEGGVLLEPGHTMAGLTTPTTAYFGELDGGITPRIEQVVAAFQKAGFGTRAVADIRQVLWEKLMQIGTASGWSVSTLGLPLTFPDGLEVREGAVNYIALARDFLKVYKAMGYEPQNFYAPMGQFREFDSLPLDQAVDLMMTVGARFRERAKASGETEGRTSMHQDLHRRRRMEVDVILKPYLDQAAELGIDVPVLEYVYGVAKVQDSVLAD; from the coding sequence ATGCGCTTCATCATCTGCGGCGCCGGCGGTCTGGGTTCGGTCATCGGCGGCATGTTGGCGCGCGCCGGCGAGGACGTGACGCTGGTCGGCCGGGCCCGCCACATGGACGCCATCAAGGCCAACGGCCTGCGCATCAGCGGCATTTACGGCGATTTCGTGGTGCGCGAGAACCTCAGCTGCGTCACCCACCCGCGCGATGCGGTCGGCGAGTTCGACCTGATGATCCTGCTCACCAAAGCCAAGGACACCGAAACTGCCCTGTCCGAGGCGCAGGCCATCCGGGATCGGGTGCGCATGGTGTGCTCGTTCCAGAACGGCGTCGGCAAGGAAGAGCGCCTGCGCGAGTGGGCCGGGCACGACAAGGTGATCGGTGCCTCCACCATCGAGGGCGGCGTGCTGCTGGAGCCCGGCCACACGATGGCCGGCTTGACCACACCGACCACGGCCTACTTTGGCGAACTCGACGGCGGCATCACGCCGCGCATCGAGCAGGTCGTGGCAGCCTTCCAGAAAGCCGGCTTCGGCACCCGGGCGGTGGCCGACATCCGTCAGGTGCTGTGGGAAAAGCTGATGCAGATCGGCACCGCTTCCGGCTGGTCGGTGAGCACGCTGGGCCTGCCGCTGACCTTTCCGGATGGCCTTGAAGTACGCGAAGGCGCCGTCAACTACATCGCGCTGGCGCGGGATTTCCTGAAGGTCTACAAGGCCATGGGCTACGAACCGCAGAACTTCTACGCGCCAATGGGCCAGTTCCGGGAATTCGACAGCCTGCCGCTGGACCAGGCGGTGGACCTGATGATGACCGTCGGCGCGCGCTTTCGGGAGCGCGCCAAGGCCAGCGGCGAGACCGAGGGCCGCACCTCCATGCACCAGGACCTGCACCGGCGGCGCAGGATGGAAGTGGACGTGATTCTGAAACCCTACCTCGACCAGGCCGCCGAACTGGGCATCGACGTGCCGGTGCTCGAGTACGTCTACGGCGTGGCCAAGGTGCAGGACTCCGTCCTGGCCGACTGA
- a CDS encoding GlcG/HbpS family heme-binding protein yields the protein MTKTVQQTTLHWEAALTVARGALLKGQELGIRVAVAVMDRGGNLLAFARDPGAPFHSAKIAEDKATTSAGFGLPTKQWWPVLEGMNSPGLLAGIAAVPRMVVFGGGVPVYVGQDCIAGVGVSGGSEEEDEICARAGLAAAGLTADPG from the coding sequence ATGACCAAGACCGTGCAACAGACCACCCTGCACTGGGAAGCAGCGCTGACGGTGGCCCGCGGCGCCCTGCTCAAGGGCCAGGAACTGGGCATTCGCGTGGCGGTGGCGGTGATGGACCGCGGCGGCAACCTGCTGGCCTTCGCCCGCGATCCGGGTGCGCCATTTCACTCGGCCAAGATTGCCGAGGACAAGGCCACCACTTCGGCCGGTTTCGGCCTGCCCACCAAACAGTGGTGGCCGGTGCTTGAGGGCATGAACTCGCCGGGTCTGCTGGCCGGCATCGCCGCGGTGCCGCGCATGGTGGTGTTCGGCGGCGGCGTGCCGGTGTACGTGGGGCAGGACTGCATCGCCGGCGTCGGCGTGTCCGGCGGCAGCGAGGAAGAAGACGAGATCTGCGCCCGTGCCGGCCTTGCGGCGGCCGGTCTGACGGCCGATCCGGGCTGA
- a CDS encoding 2-hydroxymuconic semialdehyde dehydrogenase produces MKEIKHFINGEFVGSASGRTFDDINPATGQVIAKVHEGGKAEVDLAVAAARAALKGPWGKMPMAERMDLLMKLAAGIQARAAEFAAAEVADNGMPITLASHVNIPRGSANFIQFAEHFKYVATECWEMEGALNYALRRPLGVVGIISPWNFPLLLTTWKVAPALACGNTVIIKPSEETPATTALLADVARDILPPGVLNVVNGFGGDSAGSALTEHPDVDGITFTGETTTGQIIMRAAAGSLKKLSFELGGKNPNLVFADADLDACIETTMRSSFANQGEVCLCGSRIYVQRPLYQAFLDKLVARIKSTVKVGDPTDPATTLGALISKEHLARVQTFLDSAKADGATFLTGGKRPDGLPAHLAEGAFLEPTVIVGLGRDCKAQRQEIFGPVVTVTPFDTEEEVLELANDTNYGLSATVWSTDLARAHRVAAQLEAGIVWVNTWFLRDLRSAFGGMKYSGIGREGGVHSLEFYTELKNICIKL; encoded by the coding sequence ATGAAAGAAATCAAACACTTCATCAACGGTGAGTTCGTCGGCTCGGCCAGCGGGCGCACCTTCGACGACATCAACCCGGCCACCGGCCAGGTCATTGCCAAGGTGCACGAGGGCGGCAAGGCCGAGGTCGACCTGGCGGTCGCCGCCGCCCGCGCGGCGCTCAAGGGCCCGTGGGGCAAGATGCCCATGGCCGAGCGCATGGATCTGTTGATGAAGCTGGCGGCCGGCATCCAGGCGCGCGCCGCCGAGTTCGCGGCCGCCGAAGTGGCCGACAACGGCATGCCGATCACGCTCGCCAGCCACGTCAACATCCCGCGCGGCAGCGCCAACTTCATCCAGTTCGCCGAGCACTTCAAGTACGTCGCCACCGAGTGCTGGGAGATGGAAGGGGCGCTGAACTACGCCCTGCGCCGGCCGCTGGGCGTGGTCGGCATCATCTCGCCGTGGAACTTCCCGCTGCTGCTGACCACCTGGAAGGTCGCCCCGGCGCTGGCCTGCGGCAACACCGTCATCATCAAGCCCTCGGAAGAAACACCGGCCACCACGGCCCTGCTGGCGGACGTGGCCAGGGACATCCTGCCGCCGGGCGTGCTGAACGTGGTGAACGGCTTTGGCGGCGATTCGGCCGGCTCGGCGCTGACCGAGCACCCGGACGTGGACGGCATCACCTTCACCGGCGAGACCACCACCGGGCAGATCATCATGCGCGCGGCGGCCGGCAGCCTGAAGAAGCTGTCCTTCGAGCTGGGCGGCAAGAACCCGAACCTGGTCTTTGCCGATGCGGACCTCGACGCCTGCATCGAGACGACCATGCGCTCGTCCTTCGCCAATCAGGGCGAGGTGTGCCTGTGCGGTTCGCGCATCTACGTGCAGCGCCCGCTGTACCAGGCCTTCCTGGACAAGCTGGTGGCGCGCATCAAGAGCACGGTGAAGGTGGGCGATCCGACCGATCCGGCCACCACGCTGGGCGCGCTGATTTCCAAAGAGCACCTGGCGCGCGTGCAGACTTTCCTGGACTCGGCCAAGGCCGATGGCGCCACCTTCCTGACCGGCGGCAAGCGTCCGGACGGACTGCCGGCGCATCTGGCCGAGGGCGCGTTCCTGGAGCCGACCGTGATCGTGGGTCTGGGCCGCGACTGCAAGGCGCAGCGCCAGGAAATCTTCGGCCCGGTGGTGACGGTGACGCCCTTCGACACCGAAGAAGAGGTGCTGGAACTGGCCAACGACACCAATTACGGCCTGTCCGCCACCGTGTGGAGCACGGACTTGGCCCGCGCGCACCGCGTGGCGGCGCAGCTGGAGGCCGGCATCGTGTGGGTCAACACCTGGTTCCTGCGCGACCTGCGCTCGGCCTTCGGCGGCATGAAGTACTCCGGCATCGGCCGCGAGGGCGGCGTGCACTCGCTGGAGTTCTACACGGAACTGAAGAACATCTGCATCAAGCTGTAA
- a CDS encoding Rieske 2Fe-2S domain-containing protein, whose amino-acid sequence MNAPLSVDTPLRWPAAGETRAPYRVYEDQVLYAQEQERIFRGPVWSFLGLAAEVPAAGDYKATFVGDTPVVLTRDSAGALHCWVNRCAHRGALVCRELRGNVGANGTHTCVYHQWAYDAAGKLVGVPFRKGLGGKGGYPADFDMAGHGLQQLRVDTVGEMIFGTFDSATLPLREYLGAEHCANIERLFGRPITVLGHARQYFSGNWKLYAENSRDSYHGGLLHLFYPTFGIYRQGQRGWVHLSDNKLHQLLQVCKPADDQSIEHYQQASARKAESDAQLEAPEILRWIPELGGEISLTIHSMFPNVVLQQISNTLAVRQIQTKGLEGTELVWTFYGFADDSPALTAHRLKQHNMVGPAGFISMEDGEAVNICQQGIAGSLDATSVIECGGSSTDSMEVMGVDENGVRAFWAGYRRLMGL is encoded by the coding sequence ATGAACGCACCGCTATCCGTCGACACACCCCTGCGCTGGCCGGCGGCCGGCGAGACGCGCGCCCCGTACCGCGTGTACGAGGACCAGGTCCTCTACGCCCAGGAGCAGGAGCGAATTTTCCGCGGCCCGGTGTGGAGCTTTCTGGGTCTGGCCGCCGAGGTGCCGGCCGCGGGTGACTACAAGGCCACCTTCGTTGGCGACACGCCCGTCGTGCTGACGCGGGATTCCGCCGGCGCGCTGCACTGCTGGGTCAACCGCTGCGCGCATCGTGGCGCGCTGGTGTGTCGTGAACTGCGCGGCAATGTGGGCGCAAACGGCACGCATACCTGTGTCTATCACCAGTGGGCTTACGACGCCGCTGGCAAGCTCGTCGGCGTGCCCTTCCGCAAGGGCCTGGGCGGCAAGGGCGGTTATCCGGCCGATTTCGACATGGCCGGGCACGGCCTGCAGCAACTGCGGGTGGATACGGTCGGCGAGATGATCTTCGGTACCTTCGACAGCGCCACGCTACCGCTGCGCGAGTACCTGGGCGCTGAGCATTGCGCCAACATCGAGCGCCTGTTCGGGCGACCGATTACGGTGCTCGGTCACGCCCGCCAGTACTTCAGCGGCAACTGGAAGCTGTACGCCGAGAATTCGCGCGACAGCTACCACGGCGGTCTGTTGCACCTGTTCTACCCGACCTTCGGCATCTACCGGCAGGGCCAGCGCGGTTGGGTGCACCTGTCCGACAACAAGCTGCACCAGCTGCTGCAGGTGTGCAAACCGGCCGACGACCAGAGCATCGAGCACTATCAGCAGGCCAGCGCGCGCAAGGCCGAATCGGACGCCCAGCTGGAAGCCCCGGAAATTTTGCGCTGGATACCGGAACTGGGCGGCGAGATTTCGCTGACCATCCACTCGATGTTCCCGAACGTCGTCTTGCAGCAGATTTCGAACACGCTGGCCGTGCGGCAGATTCAGACCAAGGGCCTGGAAGGAACGGAGCTGGTGTGGACCTTCTACGGCTTTGCCGACGACAGCCCGGCACTGACCGCGCATCGCCTGAAGCAGCACAACATGGTCGGCCCGGCCGGGTTCATCTCCATGGAAGACGGCGAGGCGGTCAACATCTGCCAGCAGGGCATCGCCGGCAGCCTGGATGCCACCTCGGTCATCGAATGCGGCGGCAGCAGCACCGACAGCATGGAAGTGATGGGCGTGGACGAGAACGGCGTGCGCGCGTTCTGGGCCGGGTATCGGCGGCTGATGGGGCTGTAA
- a CDS encoding catechol 2,3-dioxygenase codes for MAMTGILRPGHVQLRVMELGPALHHYKEMVGLIETARDAEGRVYLKAWDEQDLFSIVLREADRPGMDFYGFKVLDAKTLEHYAKRLTDYGVAIERIPAGELKGTGERVRFETPSGHLIELYAQKQHFGNGLPDVNPDVWPDGLKGMHPSRFDHVLLNGDSIPETAKLFQEALDFDLSERIVGPDGSMVGAFLACSTKAHDVAFIHEESKGRLHHVSFHLESWDEIRHAADIMSKNYIPVEYGPGRHGLTRGLTIYFFDPSGNRNETFHGGYIRYPDHPVITWTHEETPKGIFYYGHKMVESFVTANT; via the coding sequence ATGGCCATGACCGGCATTCTTCGCCCCGGCCACGTGCAGTTGCGCGTGATGGAACTCGGCCCGGCGCTGCACCATTACAAGGAAATGGTGGGTTTGATCGAGACCGCGCGCGACGCCGAAGGCCGCGTGTACCTGAAAGCCTGGGACGAGCAGGACCTGTTCAGTATCGTGCTGCGCGAGGCCGACCGTCCGGGCATGGATTTTTACGGCTTCAAGGTGCTGGACGCCAAGACCCTGGAACACTACGCCAAGCGCCTGACCGACTACGGCGTGGCCATCGAGCGCATCCCGGCCGGCGAGCTGAAGGGCACCGGCGAGCGGGTGCGCTTCGAGACGCCGTCCGGGCATCTGATCGAGCTGTATGCCCAAAAGCAGCATTTCGGCAACGGCCTGCCGGATGTGAATCCGGATGTGTGGCCGGATGGCCTGAAGGGCATGCATCCGAGCCGCTTCGACCATGTACTGCTCAACGGCGACAGCATTCCGGAAACCGCCAAGCTGTTCCAGGAAGCGCTCGACTTCGACCTTAGCGAGCGCATCGTGGGGCCCGACGGCAGCATGGTCGGCGCCTTCCTGGCCTGCTCCACCAAGGCCCACGACGTAGCCTTCATCCACGAAGAATCCAAGGGCCGCCTGCACCACGTGAGCTTTCACCTGGAATCCTGGGACGAGATCCGCCACGCCGCGGACATCATGTCCAAGAACTACATCCCGGTGGAGTACGGTCCCGGCCGCCACGGCCTCACGCGCGGTCTGACCATCTATTTCTTCGACCCGTCGGGCAACCGCAACGAGACCTTCCACGGCGGCTACATCCGCTACCCGGACCACCCGGTCATCACCTGGACGCACGAGGAGACGCCCAAGGGCATCTTCTACTATGGCCACAAGATGGTCGAAAGCTTCGTCACCGCCAATACCTGA
- a CDS encoding RNA recognition motif domain-containing protein produces the protein MTSIYVGNLPFSASEDELRALFEQHGTVHSVKLINDRETGRPRGFGFVEMDPAAAAVAIQHLNGADFGGRALRINEAQERAPRPPRRPR, from the coding sequence ATGACTTCGATCTACGTTGGCAACCTGCCCTTCTCCGCATCGGAAGACGAGCTGCGCGCGCTGTTCGAGCAGCACGGTACCGTCCACTCGGTGAAACTGATCAACGACCGCGAAACCGGCCGTCCGCGGGGTTTCGGCTTCGTCGAGATGGATCCCGCCGCGGCAGCCGTGGCCATCCAACATCTCAATGGCGCCGATTTTGGCGGGCGCGCCTTGCGCATCAACGAAGCGCAGGAGCGGGCCCCACGCCCACCGCGCCGTCCGCGCTGA
- the dmpE gene encoding 2-oxopent-4-enoate hydratase → MDKTRIDHYSEELYQALRGAQSVDPLTAREADISIEDAYQIQLGIIQRRMQRDGETIIGKKIGATSKAVQTMLGVDQPDFGHLMSGMAYNDGDVVPIEGLLMQTRMEGEIAFILKRDLLGPGITNAAVLAATECVMPCFEICDSRIRDWKIKIQDTVADNASAGLFLLGDRAVDPRKVDLKTCGMILEKNGEIVGLGAGAATLGHPLNAVAWLANTLGRRGIPLKAGEVILSGSLATMVSAKAGDHMRVTIGGMGSASVTFA, encoded by the coding sequence ATGGACAAGACCCGGATCGATCACTACAGCGAGGAGCTGTACCAGGCCCTGCGCGGCGCGCAATCGGTGGACCCGCTGACCGCCCGCGAGGCCGACATCAGCATCGAGGATGCCTACCAGATTCAGCTGGGCATCATCCAGCGGCGCATGCAGCGCGACGGCGAGACCATCATCGGCAAGAAGATCGGCGCCACCAGCAAGGCGGTGCAGACCATGCTGGGCGTGGACCAGCCGGACTTCGGGCACCTGATGTCGGGCATGGCCTACAACGACGGCGACGTAGTGCCGATCGAAGGCCTGCTGATGCAGACCCGCATGGAGGGCGAGATCGCGTTCATCCTCAAGCGCGACCTGCTCGGCCCGGGCATCACCAATGCCGCCGTGCTGGCCGCCACCGAGTGCGTGATGCCGTGCTTCGAGATCTGCGACTCGCGCATCCGCGACTGGAAGATCAAGATTCAGGACACGGTGGCGGACAACGCCTCGGCCGGCCTGTTCCTGCTCGGCGACCGGGCGGTCGACCCGCGCAAGGTAGACCTGAAAACCTGCGGCATGATCCTGGAGAAGAATGGCGAGATCGTCGGCCTGGGCGCCGGTGCAGCGACGCTGGGCCATCCGCTGAACGCGGTCGCCTGGCTGGCCAACACGCTCGGCCGGCGCGGCATTCCGCTCAAGGCCGGCGAGGTCATCCTGTCCGGTTCCCTGGCCACCATGGTCAGCGCCAAGGCCGGCGATCACATGCGCGTCACCATCGGCGGCATGGGCTCGGCGTCGGTCACCTTCGCCTAA